Within Anolis sagrei isolate rAnoSag1 chromosome X, rAnoSag1.mat, whole genome shotgun sequence, the genomic segment CTCTCCTTTGAGCGTAGAATATGGGTCAGATGCggtagcgcagcgggttaaaccattaagctgcagaaattgctgaccggaaggtcagcagtttgaatccatgggatggggtgagctcccattgataaccccagcttctgccaacctagtggtttgaaaacatgcaaatgtgagtagatcagtaccacttcagcgggaaggtaatggcgctccatgcagtcatgctggctacatgaccttggaggcgtctacggacaacgccagctctttggcttagttaTGGAgataagcctccccccccccccccaagtcggATTCGACTCAACctaatgtgaaggggaaacctttacctgtattTCTTGAAAACATTCGTTTTTTGGCAGGGAAAAGCTAGCCAAATTCTATGAGTAATATTcaggtttttaaagaaaatccTTTGTAAATATAAGCAAGAGCAGGTGGGGCTAGTGAAGAGCAGACAAAGGAGCTGATAAGATGCCAAGTAGGACATAGATGGGAGGCACAGATCCTGTGTCTTGGTTGCCTCCTGTGTTATGTTCGCCTGCAAAATGTGCTTCATTCTGTTGTCTTCCATAAACATCTCATTTATTATGTGTAGCAGCCTTGTTCTTGAGAGTCTTGGTACTTCAAAGACAGGGCTGTCAAAACTCactttcatcaagggccacatcagactTATGGTTGcattcaaagggccattgaatctatGGAacggagaatccatggatacagagggtctGGAACCTCTGAAGAACAGAGACCAGGAGGCATTATGTGAAGAGGAATGGTTATTAATTTCCCCTGATGGTTTGTTTCACAGGTCAAATCGACAACCGGAGCAAACTGCGCAATATCACAGAATTGCGCCTATCGGGGCTGGATATCACCGATGCGTCCTTGCGCCTGATCATCCGCCACATGCCTCTCCTATCCCGACTCAACCTCAGCTACTGCAACCACATGACGGACCAGTCCATCAACCTGCTCACAGCGGTGGGGACCCCTACGCGGGACTCCTTGACTGAGGTCATCTTGCAAGGTACAATGGGGATTATGGGGCTTGGCAAACCTACCGCAATCCCTTAGTTTGAACTATCAGGGACGACAGCAGAAATATTATTTAACAACACGTCTCGCTTTCATAAGGTGAATTAGGCTGTCAGCGCAGTCCCTAATGTTGTCTTTAGTTTTTGGACATCTTTCCCTCATGTATCCAGGAGCTAGAATGCCCCTTTCTTGTTCCTTTTTGAGAGGCAAaaccttttaaatttattttgaaaaccaaaatattttcaagaaagGGGTATTCAGAGCACACTGTAGTATTTGAACTGTTCTTTACATAGTtcaccttagtcacatcctgcttagactactgtaacgatctctacatggggctgcctttgaagatagttcagaagcttcagctggttcagagatcggcagccaggttacttactgGAGCCCTGTATGGCAGCTTCAttggctaaatacaaagtgctggtcattaccattaaagccctaaatggctcggcCCCAGGCTACTTGACTGACCGCATCTTCTCCTACAAACCAGCTTGGGCACTGCAGTCAgtagaggaggccctgctctcagtcccacccccatcccaagtatggccagtgggaatgagagagagggccttctccatggttgccccccacctctggaatccctccctaaagaaataaagctgcccccctcctttccttaaaaaaccaaaaacgaCTCACCTTTGTGCACTAGCATATGGAAAAGAGGAGGATTAGACAGTGTAAGATCACTACCAgacctctggttgagaattaTTTTGTATCCGGGCTCTGCTAATCCATGTTAGCCCAGTTATCATCCCTGGCCACAAAACCAACTCTCACAATGTTGTGAATGATAGTTGACTTCTGTAGATCAATGAATTGTTTTATGTTCAGATATTACATCATTATATAGTTTTTGTTTGATTACATTTGCTTTGAtctattgatgttaggttctaaatgttgttgtgggatttttcGGGGGTTATGATGTTGGTACTTGTTTTATGgaggcgttgaatgtttgccactgtatgttggaatccgccctgagtccctctggggagacagggtggaatataaagttttattattattgttgttgttatgtaaatACATTGAAACTGTTTTTAGTGTAGGTTACAGTTTAATTCTGCTTCTGTGTCGATTTAGCACAGGGGTTCCCAAagtacggcccgggggccggatcctCTCCCGCTCGGGggctgggaaggaagagggaggtggAGGCGAGGTGGAGGCGCGGACACTCTGAGTGCTGGGTCTGAATGGAGGGAGTGAGAAGGCAGGCAAGCAGATCAGGGCCTTCCTGCCCCCCTTCCAGCCCCCGGATGCTCCATCTCCGCCTGTAGAGCTCCAGGGTGTATGAGGCGTGGTGCACCATGGCTGGGGCTGCAAGGTTGGCAGGCAGCGAGATGCACGTCTGTCTCTTTTCTCCACGCTCCTAGCCAGCCACTCTCCTCTTGCTGCTCCTGTTGCCCCCGGACGGGAGACGGAGATGGAGCATCTGGGGGCTGGGGGCAGGAAGGCCCcgatctgcttgcctgcctgcctgccttccaatccttccttccctccttttgcctttctttcccctttccttctttccttatatccttctccccttccatccttccttctttctgccttaatcccttccctcccttctcctttcctggcttttccatttcttccttctttccttcggcacttggccgctccctccctccattcagatTAAGCTCCGCCTCCTCATCCTCGCCctccgcagcagcagcagcagcagggcaaaGGGGCCACACAAAGGCCAGTATTCCATTTGCAGCATAtcaggtttttgtgccaaatttggtaaagacccatcattgtttgagttcacagtgcgctctggatgtaggtaaaccacaactccaaaactcaagtccaaTGCCCTTCAGTTTACTTCAGgagactattgttgttgttgttattgctcctgcagtaattctatcttcctgcctggcagaaggaaggggctggactagatgacctttgggggtcccttccaattgtatgagtctaataataataataatatactaatgctatcttcctgcctggcagaaagaaggggctggactaaatgacctttgggggtcccttccaactgagtttaataataataataataataataataataataataataatgtctctctctctccccccccccccttccagtatgttctgttggtcatgggagttctgtatgccaagtttggttcagatccattttgGAGgcgctcagaatgctctttgatggctggtgaactataaatcctcagaactgcaattcccaaatgtcagggtctcttTTCCCTATTCAGCTGTGAATGTGATTTGATAGCTTTCCATTGAatgtttaaagcaggcatgggccagcttgggccctccttgttttggacttcactcccactactggctgttaggaattgtgggagttgaagtccaaaacacaaggagggcccaagctggcccatgcctgctttaaagaatagtaataatgtttaattctattgtaatgtttcatatatttgtagatttaaaattgtattgaaatgtaagctgttttggccccttccacacagctgtataaaatccacacttaacTGGCTTACATGGAttctgataatgcagttcaaagcagatattgtggattatctgccttgatattctgggttatatggctgtttggaagggcactttcagacaggccctatatcccaggatctgatcctaggttttctgtttatcccagattatctggcagtgcagactcatataatccagtttaaagcagaaaacctgggatcagatcctgggatatagggcgtctggaagggcccacagtctccttgtggagacaaaaagtggtgtataaataaacgtaatattaatttgtagaacagaaatctgttcctggtttgaaagtgttattttctgtttaattgtgcggcccttactttgaaagtagttgttctcatccagaaactgtgtggctgccacaaactattggCCCAAAAGTTTGGCCaataggctgatcagtaaacatattcatgggttcctgctgttatagtaagcctgttacccatgctacgacatgcttgaagtcaaattttcatttatttgtaattagaaataaatgtttcacaatatataaaacaaatgtttcacaatattcccgtgtaaactatagtccggccctccaacagtctgagggacagtgaactggccccgtgttcaaaaagtttgaggacccctgatttagcaTGTTAGCAACCATATTTCTTTAAATCTAAGATGCACATTAATTTTAGTCCCACTAGCAGAATAAGAAAGCTTTACTCATATATAAAAagcctctatgattctaaagatgtttatattggggggggggttcttagAATTGTGGCCTTGAATTGTATAGCACAGAGCTGTGAGTTGTGTAGCTCAAAGGCAATAGCTGTTGAAAGGCAGCTATTCACAAAactataggatcctagagttggcaAGAGatcccccagggccatccagtccaaccccattctaccaggcaggaagacacaatcaaagctctcctgacagatgaccatgcaACTTGAAAGTCATACTTAGAactgcctcctccccccccccctctcttcctcGACAGACTGCAACAAGGTGACGGACCAGTGTCTCTCCTACTTCAAGCGCTGCGGGAGCATTTGCCAGATCGACCTGCGGTACTGCAAGCAGGTGACCAAGGAGGGCTGCGAGCAGTTCATAGCGGAGATGTCCGTGAGCGTTCAGTTCAGCCAAGTGGAAGAGAAACTGCTGCAGAAGCTGAGTTAGTGTTTCTGGGGGCATGAGTGTCCATAGAGGTGAAAAAGGGGAGGCCCAAAAACTCCTCAGAGAaactggacacccccccccccccccgaagttgCCACGGGGTGGCGTTTGGGGAGTGcgctgagcaccacaattcaaactCTTTGAAACTTTTCAGTGGTCTCCCAATGCTCTGCTCAGGGCCTGTGACATACTTTTCCCTTTTGTGGCAGCGAAGGATTGCCCTGGCCAAGCGGAGGACTGGGTCTTGTCTACATGTTTTgggagagactcaaagcagtgattCCTGCATTGTTACTTGGCGTTTCTGCCTTCTGAACTTTCTTTTCGTACAGCCTATGTTAAGTAGAACTATTTTTGtacaaatttgttttaaaaaaggttaTTTATGCAGCGACCCCGAAGGCAGTGGCTAATGATGTGATTTGGGTGTCAGTTTGCCATGTTCTTGAGGTAAAGGGAGAACAAAGACAAAAACAGTTGGCATACAAATTCTGGTTGGGAGGAGGGGAAAGTCGGATGATTCCTTCCCTTGGGGAAAAAAAAGTATGTTTGGATGGACAGTTTCGATACTCCAGAAACACTGTACGCATGAGGCAGAGAGGAGGCGGAAAAGACAGCCGACGGACGAACATGTTGCCAAGTTGCCCCTGTATAAACTCCCCTTTTCTGCATTTTTGAAAATGCCATGTTTGTGAACAGAGGGAAATGCGATTTCTGAACTCGGATACTTGCAGAACAAATGCATTTATACCACAAGTTTGGCCGTTTTGTTAGGTTCTTGTTTTAAGGTTTCACCTTGTTAATTTCCGATTGTAAAGTGAAGAGGGGAAAGAacacagttatatatatatataaagtgccATTGTTAAGTGGTGTTTTTCTTCCCATTGACCTTCCTTCCTCATGCAGTTTTACCTCTGTTGAATTTGTATAAatgattgttttaaaaaacacatgcTGCCTGTACATTCTGTTCAAGGTGGGGAGGGTTGATGCGATGATAGGAGCCCGCCACCTGCCTTCATGGGATATGCATACAAAAGCGGGAGCTGCAATTCCCACCATCCCCAGTCCACATGACAAACCCTCAAAAGGGAtgagttgtcattcagtaacatctgggtaacccaaattgggtaaaaacaaaagagcaccaaccactatgtaaaaaaattagtttctcaactttcctaatgctgcgaccccttaatacagttcctcatgttgtggtgacctgcaaccataacattattttaattgctacttcataactgtattttttacttttatgaatcatgtaaatatctgatatgcagggtctattttcattcattggaccaaatttggcacaaatacccaatacacccaactttgaatactggtggggttgggggggggattgagttttggaattgcagttgctgggatttatagttcagctacaatcaaagagcattctgaaccccaccaacgaatgcgcaccacgctgccatgcatcAAGCAcgcctgctcccccctccctgcttggagtcacagaaacagccctccccttggctgagaggccggccaatcccAGTGGAGggcagcttttggtgggaggattttccatctgttcagccttctcttccaaaggggttcctaagaccatcagaaatgtatgttttctggtggtctttggcaacccctctgaaacccccaggttgagaaacactgatataaagtAAAGTGAAAATACGTATGTATGCTTATTCCACAAagggcttgatggatctggaccaaacctggtccAACTTAAAATGCTAGTGGGGTTTCAACTACAAAAATACACATTGGGGTGGGGGCTGATACCTCAAAAGAAATAAATAGGCacatatgtatgcagtgctgagatgcaaccacaagaggccAGTATATAGCTAGGCTACCTCAAAGAGAGGTAATGAATGAGCATCACCAGGACCAGAAGGTTTTGCAGAGCAAGGATGGAAGCAAACTCGACAAGGGAGAAAGGAATACTGAGGATGACAAAGCTTTGGTAGTAAGCTCTTTAACAATCCTACATTCAGGGCAGTGATTTTTTTATGCCTGAAGAAAAGAATTGAGTTAATGTATAAAGAGAGAGATATACTCTTTTCGGAGTATTTCAGCAATGAGACACACGCAACAGAAAAAGCCAGTTAACAAAATGTTTTATTGACTCTGCAGCCGTTGTTCAGAACATTATGGATATGCTACATTCTTTTTCGGCTTGACTCCCCTGAACAAGGACTCGATGGTTTATCTGCaccttatctttaaaaaaaatcttcaaaaaatAAAGCCTTAACGTTTTGCTCCCTTCTGAAAAATAAGTCAGTTTACAATATGAAAACAAATGACTGCTCCACTTCCTTTGTTCCTTGTGCATGGCTTTGGGATAAGCTCTGCTTCTggagtagtaaaggtaaaggttttcccctgacattaattccagttatgtccgactctgggggttgttgctcataatttctaagccaaagagccagcattgtccatagacgcctccaagatcatgactgcatggaacaccgttaccttctcgccagagcagtacctattgatctattcacattttaatgttttcaaactgctaggttggtagaaactggggctgacagcggaagctcacgccgctccctagatttgaacctgcgacctttcaggcaacaaatttagcagctcagcggtttaacccactgtgccactggggactctgtTTTTGGAGTAGGAACCATCAAGGCctggcttttgtgcaactggaaAACCCTTCGGGAGGCTTGTCCTTTACACAAAAGGGAAGCACTGTGTCAGGAAAATGCTGGACCTGTATCTAAAGTAGCCATCCTTTTCTCAAGttattctctctttcctactGTGTCCAAATTCAAACTACATTCTAGCTGTATAGGACTAGTGCTGTGTAGTTTGCATCTCCATATAATTGCCACATTTCCTTTCTTCAGTCATTTTTGTATGTGGCCAGGAGAACCCCAAAGATCCATCAGTCACTGCTTTTAGCTGCAAGACCTTGCAGGCGAATGAACTGAATAGCGTGAGAAAGGACCAAAACACAACTCTTAAGTATGTGAAGCCTTAACTGCCATTCAGTGTGCATTTTCAAGAAAAGACATAGCTATATCAAAATTCTGTTTGCCCATGTTCACTGTGAGCAAAGTCCTTGATTTTGGAAGTGAAAGTTATATACAGAAGTTAAAGTTATATGCAGAAGAGCTTTAGGACCAGAATTTCTCATAATTTCCTTTCCTAAAAAAAACAACTAGCTATTAAAGAGCATGATTAAGGCGACTAACCTTTGCTGGATAGATGTGGAATGACATTCTGGGTACTTGGCACAAGAGCCCCCATTCCCTGAACGTGACGCCTTCCCCGCGCCACTTCCTGGGTTTTGGGGGAAGCGTGACTGAGTCTCCAAGAGGTTGCTGCATTCCGTCAAGTGACAGCGAGGAACTTTTTCGCAAACGAAATGCAATCAGCTCCTTCTCCTTTCTAGGAAAGGCAAAGCTCTGATTCCTTGACCTCGCCATGGGCTTGTGTGCTATTCTTCAGAAGAGAGCAATGCGCAGCGCTAGATCCCCCGCTCCACATGTGACTCAACTCAGTTTCTGGCCATTCTCCACTTTGCCCCACACTGTCTTGAATGACAAAGCGGAAGGACATCTGTCAAGCTCCTAGGCTTCGGTTCAAGATGCTATGAGTTACTGGAACTGAGGACTACCGTGGGACCGCCCGGCCACTGCGCCTCTCCCTGGGGAAGCCTCCGGTGCTGGCCTCAGCCACTCAGGACTTGAACACGTGCACGGCCCGCACCACGTACTGGCGGCAGATGGGACACTCGCTCATGCGCTTGCCACACTTGGTGCAGGTGACCATGTGGCCACACTCCAAGAGCACGCAGTCAATGACTGCATCCATGCAGATCCGGCAGAGGTTGTCATCCTCTTCGTTCAGGGGGGGCTTCTCCCCTTCTGCCAAGGAGCAACAGAGCTACTGTTAGAGGAGAGCCTTGCCCAAACTGAAGTCTTCTCCATTCATAACCCAACAGAGACAGcaacacacacaaatacttttACATGCAGACAAAAAGGGAAGCTTTGCCAGCTATGTGTGTAAGGTGAAGTCACCCTTTTAAGCATCAAGGGAGAAGTTAGAGTAGCCCCTAAAAGTGAGAATGAAGGCTGCTGCAGTAATGGGTgggccagagctttccaaacatttcttgCATAATTTCATGAGGCATTAATACAGTTTTACCAGCAAACTAGAGGTTAAATCAACTCCTTATCAGATACGGACACGTACATAAATTGTGATAACTAATGGGAGACCCAACATatttgtatttcatcacataatagtcgtgCCCATTTTTCGGTGGCAAAATtcgtatttttgtgttccttgcaTAATAATTACAGAGCTGTTTAGGGCTGAATCCTTCCTTCTCCGAAGGTAAGGCAGCTTAAAAACTATGAAATAGAGGTCTCTGTAGCTCCactcttctgtcttttcttccaagGCCtgaaggcagttttaaaaacctgaaatggaGGGCTCTGGAACTCAGATCTTCTCACTTTTCTCCAAAGAGTTCCTCTTTCAGGTTTTGTAAATTGTCTTGACAtcagggaaggaatggaaggtGGAACCTTCCCTCCTGCCTCCTCCTTGTTTAAAGGCAGTTTAAGAAATGAAACAAACGAGATGGAGCTGTTTGTTGGAAGCTGAaaccctcctcctcctgtctGGGAGGGATTTTACTTTTTATGCAAAACTGAAAACTGAGAATCAAAGGCAGTTTTTTTCCCATAGCGTAAGAGTCGCTGCCCCCCTTTTTCATTAAAGAAGGGACAAAACGTGCAACTATTGTGTGATGAAATATagtatgatttgtaagataacatatgtttccaatttttttgtcatttctcatgaCGTTTGcgcatttggaaagctctggtgtaGGCAATGGCTTAAAACAGATACTCTCTACCCCAATAAGTATTCTTTCATTAACAATCAGAAGATATTCTTAAGTGGACTTACGCGTCCGGTGGTTTGTTTCATGCTCCCTGTACAGCCGGCTCACTTTCTCCACCAGCTCCCATTTTTCACAGCATCCTGAGTAATTGACAAAGTTGCGGGCCAGGATTTCCTTCAGCTGGCGAACACTGAGTCTTTCAATATCCTCCAGGCTTGAAATGTCAGAAAGCGAGGCCCTTGTACGCTTCCTAGACTGCCCCGGGGTCTGAAATCCAGACACAGACATTAGCTATTGGCAAAGAAGCAGCTGTCTTACCAACACCCTGAGGAGACTGTGTGATAGTGCTCATAATCCTTTGGCAAGCAACAGGGAAACAAAACAAAGTCCTGAGCACCACTCTGCTTAGCAAgttagcaaaaaaaacaaaaaaccaacaaaaaataacaaaaaaccccacaaaaaaccaaaaacaaacaaacaaacaaacaaaaaccctgcTCCAGTGTAACCAAAACTGAGgaaaatgtgcatttttgttgCAGCTCAGGCACTTCAGCACCCCCTTCTCAAAAGATCACTATCAAACAATTTGAGTTCCTCCCTTTACATGGAAACTCTTCATATTTTATATAATCCTTGTCATTGATATGAAGAAATAGATGTatcaaaaagaaaatgtttatttagTGTCATAAGGACATTAAGAAAACTTTGTACATTGGTAAGTGTCTTTCTTCTTTGCCTTTAaccccttccctcttcttttgtgACATATTTAATATTTGTCACAGTTTAATCTACTAAGaactccactcccccccccctttttctctttcctgttttcccttttcttcttttgttgttgtatcaactgaaaaatttaataaaacaaaacaaaaacaatttgagCTGGTAAAAGTGGTGTTTCAACACTGGGTCAGTTCGGATAGCCATGACTGATGCCCGAACACGACATCATGGCAAGATTGTGATCTGTTTTTCAATGTCATTTTCATTGCTCCCTGAATGGCAGATAAGGCAATTAACATATAGATAGGATTACTGTCAACAGCATGCAAGTTCAGCTTCCGTTTCAACAAGTGGCTCACCACCTACCTGCTCTTCAGCGTTTTCGTCCTCTTCACCAAGGTCTGCTAAGAGTCTCTCGCTTTGCCCCTAAACATCCAAGAGGATAAGAGTCACTCCTTAATTCCATCCCTCCCTCTGACTTCTGCCTACCTGTCCCAAGAcccagaaagagaagaaaagagattgTCCACCCTCTGCTCACCTACCTGTAACTGCATTTCATTTCCTGTGCTCTCGTGTCTATGTGCAAGCTCTCCCTGAGAGGACGAGACCGATCCTGACAGAGAGGCAGGATGAGTCGAAAAACTAGAAGTCTGTGAGTGTGCCGAGTACAAGCTGCTGGTCTCCGTCTCCTGCTCGGAGGCCAAGCCATGATGGCGCAGTATAAGGTCCACCAAGTCTTCCTTTTCTCGGCATGTATCGGTCGGGATGTTCCTAAGGACCAGGTACTGCCGCAGATCCTTCACCTTCAGGCGCATCAGCTGGGGCCGCTGGAAGGCTGTCTCCTGCAGCAAGTGGCAGGTGCAGCACCGCCGGCGGGTCTCTTGCAAGACCGAACACAGGGAGCAGAAATCCTTCTTGCACTCGCAACACACGTGCTGAGGTGGCACACAAAGAAcacatcagtgtcacaagtagcACAGCCTCAGAAATAGAGAAATACACCTGGCAGATGCTCTCAGCACATCAAGAAGGGGTTTCAGAATTAAAATCAGGATGGCCTGGCGTGCTTTGGCCTTTTGATACTGGGGCAGGGGACTttggga encodes:
- the RNF34 gene encoding E3 ubiquitin-protein ligase RNF34 isoform X3 codes for the protein MRPWERARKGKRSRKETVVVAGALSFPLRRRPGAAMKHVCCECKKDFCSLCSVLQETRRRCCTCHLLQETAFQRPQLMRLKVKDLRQYLVLRNIPTDTCREKEDLVDLILRHHGLASEQETETSSLYSAHSQTSSFSTHPASLSGSVSSSQGELAHRHESTGNEMQLQGQSERLLADLGEEDENAEEQTPGQSRKRTRASLSDISSLEDIERLSVRQLKEILARNFVNYSGCCEKWELVEKVSRLYREHETNHRTQGEKPPLNEEDDNLCRICMDAVIDCVLLECGHMVTCTKCGKRMSECPICRQYVVRAVHVFKS
- the RNF34 gene encoding E3 ubiquitin-protein ligase RNF34 isoform X2 → MRPWERARKGKRSRKETVVVAGALSFPLRRRPGAAMKAGATSMWASCCGLLNEVMGTGAVRGQQPGFGSGANPFRFAPSTDFTVYTSSAPAGANLVCKSCGLTFSVFRKRHVCCECKKDFCSLCSVLQETRRRCCTCHLLQETAFQRPQLMRLKVKDLRQYLVLRNIPTDTCREKEDLVDLILRHHGLASEQETETSSLYSAHSQTSSFSTHPASLSGSVSSSQGELAHRHESTGNEMQLQGQSERLLADLGEEDENAEEQTPGQSRKRTRASLSDISSLEDIERLSVRQLKEILARNFVNYSGCCEKWELVEKVSRLYREHETNHRTQGEKPPLNEEDDNLCRICMDAVIDCVLLECGHMVTCTKCGKRMSECPICRQYVVRAVHVFKS
- the RNF34 gene encoding E3 ubiquitin-protein ligase RNF34 isoform X1 gives rise to the protein MGEWGGACWRGELWTCSVPSRAEAGPSAHAPLGEGEKRQKESEGDGGGCRRSLVPAEAKAWSGHEVGFSCLFQAGATSMWASCCGLLNEVMGTGAVRGQQPGFGSGANPFRFAPSTDFTVYTSSAPAGANLVCKSCGLTFSVFRKRHVCCECKKDFCSLCSVLQETRRRCCTCHLLQETAFQRPQLMRLKVKDLRQYLVLRNIPTDTCREKEDLVDLILRHHGLASEQETETSSLYSAHSQTSSFSTHPASLSGSVSSSQGELAHRHESTGNEMQLQGQSERLLADLGEEDENAEEQTPGQSRKRTRASLSDISSLEDIERLSVRQLKEILARNFVNYSGCCEKWELVEKVSRLYREHETNHRTQGEKPPLNEEDDNLCRICMDAVIDCVLLECGHMVTCTKCGKRMSECPICRQYVVRAVHVFKS